The Mycobacteriales bacterium DNA segment CGGCTACTTCTTGTTGCGACGCTGGACGCGGGTCTTCTTCAGCAGCTTGCGGTGCTTCTTCTTGGCCATCCGCTTGCGGCGCTTCTTGATGACGGAACCCACGTCGGAACCTCTGCTCGCTGGTACTCGGAAAGTCGGAAGCTCCCAGCCTACAGGGGGCGGTCAGCCCACCTCGTCGAAGCCGACCTTCAGGTAGTCGTGCACCGCCCGCTCCGGGACCCGGAACGAGCGACCCACCCGGACGCTCGCCAGCTCGCCGGAGTGCACGAGCCGGTAGACGGTCATCTTGGACACCCGCATGACGACGGCGACCTCTGCCACCGTCAGAAATTTTATCTCGCTCAAGCTGGACATGCTTCACCGCCGTCGGCACGTGTCGCGGTCACCGGCTTCCCCACCGGCGGCACTCGGCACGCACGTGCTGCGTGAGGGTATCGGTGCCGGTGTGATCAGCGCACTCGGCCGTTCGGCCCACCCGCACCCCCTGCGTCCTGGCTATCAGGCCCAGGGTCTGCTCCAGCGCCAGGGCGCACGGTCAGCCGTCGACCATCATCGGGTCGAGACCCAGGTGCGGGAAGACCGCCTCGCGGGTCGCGACGACGGCCCGGTCGACCGCGTCGTCCTCGCCTCCGGGGCCTCCCTCCCACGGCAGGAAGTCAGGTGTGCTGCCGTCGGTGAGGCTGGTGGGCGCATGTTCGCCACCGCGGGTGGCGGCCAGGTCGCGCCAGTCGTTCGGCGTCGCTCCCTCCAGCGGCTCGCCCGTGACCTCGGCGAGCAGGTGCGTCCACGCCCGCGGCACGACCTGCACCGGCTCGTACCCGCCGCCGCCGACGACGATCCACTTCCCGTCGCACAGCTCGTGGGCGAGTTGGTGCAGGAGCTTGTACGTCGCGCGCTGCCCGTCCACGCTCATCATCAGGTGCGCCAGCGGGTCCAGGGCATGGGTGTCGCACCCGTGCTGGGTGAGCAGCACCTGCGGGCCGAAGGCACGCAGGACCGGGGGCACCACCGCGGAGAAGGCGCGC contains these protein-coding regions:
- a CDS encoding helix-turn-helix domain-containing protein; protein product: MSSLSEIKFLTVAEVAVVMRVSKMTVYRLVHSGELASVRVGRSFRVPERAVHDYLKVGFDEVG
- a CDS encoding AURKAIP1/COX24 domain-containing protein, coding for MGSVIKKRRKRMAKKKHRKLLKKTRVQRRNKK